A part of Dreissena polymorpha isolate Duluth1 chromosome 13, UMN_Dpol_1.0, whole genome shotgun sequence genomic DNA contains:
- the LOC127855630 gene encoding carboxypeptidase B-like yields the protein MLFSVVFLLPVVLCAPSPQDRYDGHKVLEIFGKTEEDFRKLLELQLQFGLDMWKTPKHVNDSAHAMVAPEHLTNVLEQLNSLNLGVSTLIDDVQQLIHSSTKDNKKQARAIFPGGSGHDHGRYYRHQAILDFMTLVANDANKSPNVAATLETIGTSGQGRSLKLIKIFSTVNTGTPKRKIFIDGGIHAREWISPASVKYLIEQFAYNPGNIADIYTLLARYEIYLIPVMNPDGYEFSHTNTRMWRKNRRTNTGSTCIGVDLNRNFPYQWNPANGGSTNPCQDTYSGTGPASEVETQVLVNYLTGAGFDAYITIHSYGQYWLYPWGFTTALPADVADLHAAGQAGVDAIQDYGRLRYTLGSSTNVLYAAAGGSDDFAKGMAGVKYSYTLELRDNGRYGFLLPESEIIPACEELRAGFLAFANAMYNQQQVIVGK from the exons ATGCTATTCTCGGTCGTGTTCCTGCTGCCGGTGGTTCTATGCGCCCCTTCACCACAAGACCGCTATGATGG TCACAAGGTTCTAGAAATATTCGGGAAAACGGAGGAGGACTTTAGAAAACTGCTGGAATTGCAGCTCCAATTTGGG CTGGACATGTGGAAGACCCCAAAGCACGTGAACGACAGCGCGCACGCGATGGTTGCCCCGGAACACCTGACCAATGTGCTAGAGCAACTGAACAGCCTCAACTTGGGCGTTTCCACGCTCATCGATGACGTGCAACA ATTGATTCACTCTTCCACAAAAGACAACAAAAAACAAGCTCGAGCAATCTTCCCGGGTGGAAGTGGTCACGATCACGGCCGATACTACAGACACCAGGCG ATCCTGGACTTCATGACGCTTGTTGCCAATGACGCAAATAAGTCGCCCAATGTCGCTGCTACCTTGGAAACCATCGGGACTTCCGGTCAAGGGAGGAGTCTCAAACTTATTAAG ATCTTTTCCACAGTTAACACAGGGACGCCGAAGCGGAAAATCTTCATCGACGGCGGCATTCACGCCCGTGAATGGATTTCGCCAGCTTCTGTGAAGTACCTCATCGAACAG TTTGCATATAACCCTGGAAACATTGCTGATATCTACACACTTCTCGCAAGATACGAAATATATCTCATTCCGGTCATGAATCCCGATGGCTACGAATTCTCACACACA AACACTCGCATGTGGAGGAAGAACAGACGGACGAACACAGGATCTACATGTATCGGCGTTGACCTGAACAGAAACTTCCCCTACCAATGGAACCCGG CAAATGGCGGCAGCACCAACCCGTGCCAAGACACGTACAGCGGTACCGGTCCCGCCTCGGAAGTGGAGACCCAGGTCCTGGTGAACTACCTGACGGGTGCCGGGTTCGATGCCTACATCACCATCCACTCGTACGGCCAGTACTGGCTCTACCCGTGGGGATTTACGACCGCCCTACCCGCGGATGTCGCAGATTTG CACGCTGCCGGCCAAGCAGGCGTGGACGCTATTCAGGACTATGGCCGACTCCGATACACTCTAGGCTCCTCAACTAACGTGCTCT ACGCGGCTGCAGGTGGCTCCGACGATTTCGCTAAGGGAATGGCCGGCGTGAAATACTCGTACACCCTGGAGCTACGCGACAATGGCCGCTATGGGTTCCTTCTTCCCGAATCAGAGATCATTCCGGCCTGCGAGGAACTGAGAGCCGGATTTCTGGCTTTCGCTAACGCCATGTACAACCAGCAACAAGTGATCGTTGGAAAATAA